A genomic window from Buteo buteo chromosome 13, bButBut1.hap1.1, whole genome shotgun sequence includes:
- the BNC1 gene encoding zinc finger protein basonuclin-1 isoform X1 → MYSLHTLGGAYILPVMLSIDFQAIRCTLVNCSCQCFKPGKINQRQCDQCRHGWVAHALSKLRIPNLYPSSQVEIVQSNVVFDISSLMLYGTQAIPVRLKILLDRLFSVLKQEEVIQILHALDWTLQDYIRGYVLQDASGKVLDHWSIMTTEEELATLQQFLRFGETKSIVELMAIQEKEGQSIIIPPPTANLDIRAFIESCNQHSPNFSASLDKMSPTNIHPFENIVNNMAFMLPFQFFSPVPPPLIGSPPERHLIEQGQDHSNETKQDVQMPFSESSFLTSSSAPFQVENESSINGPDVTTKTEDDALLSDSSSHNTAAKLEMTALSPENKIKSVEKNGAGPRKGRVFCTACEKTFYDKGTLKIHYNAVHLKIKHKCTIEGCNMVFSSLRSRNRHSANPNPRLHMPMNRNNRDKDLRNGLTIAGPGDSKRTEFTILTPDSRTITSYASSCTDSKGQAGFPSIGQNGVLFPNLKTVQPVLPFYRSPVTPAELANTPGTLPSLPLVSSSIPEQLVSNELPFDMLPKKKSRKSSMPIKIEKEAVETPNESSDVASSEDDTRLQVVSDGELETCEHKIEKRVTDRVEKHPHSGNSWKSISGVEGPKYFESVFAPNNKYIKDIPENELHHCEKEVKPEENQPLKIVSHEIIYEDPKHHHNDVIKPMTEAPMYIKEQSKRRIPKNDCPELQHHLLTGGFFSTLSNRGAAIPCFEDSKDMDHVSQHALGIQKEESRFHCDICKKTFKNPYSVKMHFKNVHLKEMHICTVEGCNAAFPSRRSRDRHSSNLNLHHKLLTKDTLEFNNHFNATYLLKDMAKEFCQDVSLKQHVGHTSVIFKGMNRTGSLVFPMSKIREPCSESYGYDPLNDGAVLDLSTTSSIKSESSAHSSWDSDGGSEICTMPLDDSDESCEGPSLMTNDELYQDCTLIEKANQNFTNLPSSLPITCHICQKTYSNKGTFRAHYKTVHLRQLHKCKVPGCNTMFSSVRSRNRHSQNPNLHKSLAGSPTSLQ, encoded by the exons CTCTCGTGAACTGTAGTTGTCAGTGTTTCAAACCTGGGAAAATAAATCAGCGACAATGTGACCAATGCCGGCATGGATGGGTAGCACATG cccTGAGCAAATTAAGGATTCCCAACCTCTACCCATCAAGCCAGGTAGAAATAGTTCAATCCAATGTTGTCTTTGATATCAGTAGCCTCATGTTGTATGGAACCCAAGCCATTCCTGTGCGCCTTAAAATTCTGCTAGATCGGCTTTTCAGTGTTCTGAAGCAGGAAGAAGTGATACAAATTCTCCATGCTCTGGATTGGACACTACAGGATTATATACGTGGATATGTGCTACAG GATGCTTCAGGAAAGGTGCTGGATCACTGGAGCATAATGACCACTGAAGAAGAACTGGCTACTTTGCAGCAGTTTCTTCGTTTTGGAGAAACTAAGTCCATTGTAGAGTTAATGGCAATTCAAGAGAAAGAAGGGCAATCAATTATAATACCACCACCAACTGCTAATTTGGATATTAGGGCATTCATTGAGAGCTGCAATCAACACAGTCctaatttttctgcttccttggaCAAAATGAGTCCCACCAACATTcatccctttgaaaatattgtaaataaCATGGCTTTCATGCTgccatttcagtttttcagtccAGTGCCTCCACCTTTGATAGGTTCACCACCAGAAAGACATTTGATTGAGCAAGGTCAAGACCATAGCAATGAAACTAAACAAGATGTTCAGATGccattttctgaaagcagcttcTTAACTTCTAGTTCTGCACCATTTCAAGTTGAAAATGAGAGCAGCATAAATGGTCCAGATGTCACTACTAAAACAGAAGATGATGCCCTTTTAAGTGATTCCAGTTCACATAATACAGCAGCAAAGCTTGAAATGACAGCACTAtctccagaaaacaaaattaaatctgtTGAAAAAAATGGCGCTGGGCCAAGGAAAGGGCGTGTTTTCTGCACTGCAtgtgaaaagacattttatgaCAAAGgtactttgaaaatacattacaaTGCTGTTCATCTGAAGATAAAGCACAAATGCACAATTGAGGGCTGCAATATGGTATTTAGCTCTTTGCGTAGCCGAAATCGTCATAGTGCAAATCCTAACCCCAGACTCCATATGCCAATGAACAGAAATAACAGGGATAAAGATCTAAGAAATGGTTTGACCATTGCTGGACCTGGAGATAGTAAAAGGACAGAATTTACAATTTTAACTCCGGATAGCAGAACTATTACCAGCTATGCCAGCTCCTGTACAGATTCGAAGGGTCAGGCTGGATTTCCCAGTATTGGACAGAATGGTGTCCTCTTTCCAAACCTGAAGACAGTACagcctgttcttcctttttatcGTAGTCCAGTCACACCAGCTGAGCTTGCTAATACTCCAGGtactcttccttctctgcctcttgTTTCTTCCTCAATACCAGAGCAGCTTGTTTCAAATGAATTGCCATTTGACATGCTACCCAAGAAGAAATCTCGTAAATCAAGTATGCCTATTAAGATAGAGAAAGAAGCTGTTGAGACACCTAATGAAAGTAGTGATGTTGCCAGTTCTGAAGATGATACACGTCTGCAGGTGGTAAGCGATGGAGAGCTTGAGACCTGTGAGCATAAGATAGAGAAGCGGGTGACCGACAGGGTGGAAAAGCACCCCCATTCAGGTAATTCATGGAAATCTATCTCTGGGGTAGAGGGCCCAAAGTATTTTGAATCTGTCTTTGCGCCAAATAACAAATACATCAAGGATATCCCTGAGAATGAATTGCATCACTGTGAGAAAGAGGttaaaccagaagaaaaccaacctttaaaaatagtttcccATGAGATTATATATGAAGAtccaaaacaccaccacaatgATGTTATAAAACCAATGACTGAAGCCCCCATGTATATTAAAGAGCAGTCAAAGCGCAGGATCCCTAAAAATGACTGCCCTGAATTGCaacaccacttgctgactgGGGGCTTTTTCAGCACTTTGTCAAACAGGGGTGCTGCCATTCCTTGTTTTGAAGACTCTAAAGATATGGATCATGTCAGTCAACATGCACTAGGgattcagaaggaagaaagccGCTTTCATTGTGACATCTGTAAGAAGACTTTTAAAAACCCTTACAgtgtaaaaatgcattttaaaaatgtacatctCAAAGAAATGCATATTTGCACAGTTGAGGGCTGTAATGCTGCTTTCCCTTCTCGTAGAAGTCGAGACAG ACATAGTTCAAACCTAAATCTTCATCATAAGCTTCTGACTAAAGATACACTGGAATTCAACAACCATTTCAATGCAACATACCTCTTGAAAGACATGGCTAAGGAGTTTTGTCAAGATGTCTCTTTAAAACAACATGTTGGACATACTTCTGTAATCTTCAAAGGAATGAACAGAACAGGCAGCTTGGTTTTTCCAATGAGCAAAATTAGAGAACCCTGTTCTGAGAGTTATGGATACGATCCATTGAATGATGGAGCTGTTCTGGATCTAAGCACTACTTCCAGCATTAAATCTGAGAGCAGTGCTCATTCTTCTTGGGATTCCGACGGAGGAAGTGAAATATGCACCATGCCTTTGGATGATAGTGATGAAAGCTGTGAAGGACCCAGCCTAATGACCAATGATGAACTCTACCAAGACTGTACTTTAATTGAGAAAGCTAATCAAAACTTTACAAATCTACCTTCCAGTTTGCCAATAACTTGTCACATATGTCAAAAAACATATAGTAATAAAGGGACTTTCAGGGCTCATTACAAAACTGTGCATCTCCGCCAGCTCCACAAATGTAAAGTCCCAGGTTGCAACACAATGTTTTCATCTGTTCGCAGTCGGAACAGGCACAGTCAAAACCCTAATCTGCACAAAAGTCTGGCTGGGTCACCAACTAGCCTACAGTAA
- the BNC1 gene encoding zinc finger protein basonuclin-1 isoform X2 → MSEAIRCTLVNCSCQCFKPGKINQRQCDQCRHGWVAHALSKLRIPNLYPSSQVEIVQSNVVFDISSLMLYGTQAIPVRLKILLDRLFSVLKQEEVIQILHALDWTLQDYIRGYVLQDASGKVLDHWSIMTTEEELATLQQFLRFGETKSIVELMAIQEKEGQSIIIPPPTANLDIRAFIESCNQHSPNFSASLDKMSPTNIHPFENIVNNMAFMLPFQFFSPVPPPLIGSPPERHLIEQGQDHSNETKQDVQMPFSESSFLTSSSAPFQVENESSINGPDVTTKTEDDALLSDSSSHNTAAKLEMTALSPENKIKSVEKNGAGPRKGRVFCTACEKTFYDKGTLKIHYNAVHLKIKHKCTIEGCNMVFSSLRSRNRHSANPNPRLHMPMNRNNRDKDLRNGLTIAGPGDSKRTEFTILTPDSRTITSYASSCTDSKGQAGFPSIGQNGVLFPNLKTVQPVLPFYRSPVTPAELANTPGTLPSLPLVSSSIPEQLVSNELPFDMLPKKKSRKSSMPIKIEKEAVETPNESSDVASSEDDTRLQVVSDGELETCEHKIEKRVTDRVEKHPHSGNSWKSISGVEGPKYFESVFAPNNKYIKDIPENELHHCEKEVKPEENQPLKIVSHEIIYEDPKHHHNDVIKPMTEAPMYIKEQSKRRIPKNDCPELQHHLLTGGFFSTLSNRGAAIPCFEDSKDMDHVSQHALGIQKEESRFHCDICKKTFKNPYSVKMHFKNVHLKEMHICTVEGCNAAFPSRRSRDRHSSNLNLHHKLLTKDTLEFNNHFNATYLLKDMAKEFCQDVSLKQHVGHTSVIFKGMNRTGSLVFPMSKIREPCSESYGYDPLNDGAVLDLSTTSSIKSESSAHSSWDSDGGSEICTMPLDDSDESCEGPSLMTNDELYQDCTLIEKANQNFTNLPSSLPITCHICQKTYSNKGTFRAHYKTVHLRQLHKCKVPGCNTMFSSVRSRNRHSQNPNLHKSLAGSPTSLQ, encoded by the exons CTCTCGTGAACTGTAGTTGTCAGTGTTTCAAACCTGGGAAAATAAATCAGCGACAATGTGACCAATGCCGGCATGGATGGGTAGCACATG cccTGAGCAAATTAAGGATTCCCAACCTCTACCCATCAAGCCAGGTAGAAATAGTTCAATCCAATGTTGTCTTTGATATCAGTAGCCTCATGTTGTATGGAACCCAAGCCATTCCTGTGCGCCTTAAAATTCTGCTAGATCGGCTTTTCAGTGTTCTGAAGCAGGAAGAAGTGATACAAATTCTCCATGCTCTGGATTGGACACTACAGGATTATATACGTGGATATGTGCTACAG GATGCTTCAGGAAAGGTGCTGGATCACTGGAGCATAATGACCACTGAAGAAGAACTGGCTACTTTGCAGCAGTTTCTTCGTTTTGGAGAAACTAAGTCCATTGTAGAGTTAATGGCAATTCAAGAGAAAGAAGGGCAATCAATTATAATACCACCACCAACTGCTAATTTGGATATTAGGGCATTCATTGAGAGCTGCAATCAACACAGTCctaatttttctgcttccttggaCAAAATGAGTCCCACCAACATTcatccctttgaaaatattgtaaataaCATGGCTTTCATGCTgccatttcagtttttcagtccAGTGCCTCCACCTTTGATAGGTTCACCACCAGAAAGACATTTGATTGAGCAAGGTCAAGACCATAGCAATGAAACTAAACAAGATGTTCAGATGccattttctgaaagcagcttcTTAACTTCTAGTTCTGCACCATTTCAAGTTGAAAATGAGAGCAGCATAAATGGTCCAGATGTCACTACTAAAACAGAAGATGATGCCCTTTTAAGTGATTCCAGTTCACATAATACAGCAGCAAAGCTTGAAATGACAGCACTAtctccagaaaacaaaattaaatctgtTGAAAAAAATGGCGCTGGGCCAAGGAAAGGGCGTGTTTTCTGCACTGCAtgtgaaaagacattttatgaCAAAGgtactttgaaaatacattacaaTGCTGTTCATCTGAAGATAAAGCACAAATGCACAATTGAGGGCTGCAATATGGTATTTAGCTCTTTGCGTAGCCGAAATCGTCATAGTGCAAATCCTAACCCCAGACTCCATATGCCAATGAACAGAAATAACAGGGATAAAGATCTAAGAAATGGTTTGACCATTGCTGGACCTGGAGATAGTAAAAGGACAGAATTTACAATTTTAACTCCGGATAGCAGAACTATTACCAGCTATGCCAGCTCCTGTACAGATTCGAAGGGTCAGGCTGGATTTCCCAGTATTGGACAGAATGGTGTCCTCTTTCCAAACCTGAAGACAGTACagcctgttcttcctttttatcGTAGTCCAGTCACACCAGCTGAGCTTGCTAATACTCCAGGtactcttccttctctgcctcttgTTTCTTCCTCAATACCAGAGCAGCTTGTTTCAAATGAATTGCCATTTGACATGCTACCCAAGAAGAAATCTCGTAAATCAAGTATGCCTATTAAGATAGAGAAAGAAGCTGTTGAGACACCTAATGAAAGTAGTGATGTTGCCAGTTCTGAAGATGATACACGTCTGCAGGTGGTAAGCGATGGAGAGCTTGAGACCTGTGAGCATAAGATAGAGAAGCGGGTGACCGACAGGGTGGAAAAGCACCCCCATTCAGGTAATTCATGGAAATCTATCTCTGGGGTAGAGGGCCCAAAGTATTTTGAATCTGTCTTTGCGCCAAATAACAAATACATCAAGGATATCCCTGAGAATGAATTGCATCACTGTGAGAAAGAGGttaaaccagaagaaaaccaacctttaaaaatagtttcccATGAGATTATATATGAAGAtccaaaacaccaccacaatgATGTTATAAAACCAATGACTGAAGCCCCCATGTATATTAAAGAGCAGTCAAAGCGCAGGATCCCTAAAAATGACTGCCCTGAATTGCaacaccacttgctgactgGGGGCTTTTTCAGCACTTTGTCAAACAGGGGTGCTGCCATTCCTTGTTTTGAAGACTCTAAAGATATGGATCATGTCAGTCAACATGCACTAGGgattcagaaggaagaaagccGCTTTCATTGTGACATCTGTAAGAAGACTTTTAAAAACCCTTACAgtgtaaaaatgcattttaaaaatgtacatctCAAAGAAATGCATATTTGCACAGTTGAGGGCTGTAATGCTGCTTTCCCTTCTCGTAGAAGTCGAGACAG ACATAGTTCAAACCTAAATCTTCATCATAAGCTTCTGACTAAAGATACACTGGAATTCAACAACCATTTCAATGCAACATACCTCTTGAAAGACATGGCTAAGGAGTTTTGTCAAGATGTCTCTTTAAAACAACATGTTGGACATACTTCTGTAATCTTCAAAGGAATGAACAGAACAGGCAGCTTGGTTTTTCCAATGAGCAAAATTAGAGAACCCTGTTCTGAGAGTTATGGATACGATCCATTGAATGATGGAGCTGTTCTGGATCTAAGCACTACTTCCAGCATTAAATCTGAGAGCAGTGCTCATTCTTCTTGGGATTCCGACGGAGGAAGTGAAATATGCACCATGCCTTTGGATGATAGTGATGAAAGCTGTGAAGGACCCAGCCTAATGACCAATGATGAACTCTACCAAGACTGTACTTTAATTGAGAAAGCTAATCAAAACTTTACAAATCTACCTTCCAGTTTGCCAATAACTTGTCACATATGTCAAAAAACATATAGTAATAAAGGGACTTTCAGGGCTCATTACAAAACTGTGCATCTCCGCCAGCTCCACAAATGTAAAGTCCCAGGTTGCAACACAATGTTTTCATCTGTTCGCAGTCGGAACAGGCACAGTCAAAACCCTAATCTGCACAAAAGTCTGGCTGGGTCACCAACTAGCCTACAGTAA